Sequence from the Phragmites australis chromosome 6, lpPhrAust1.1, whole genome shotgun sequence genome:
CCCCGCCGTGCGGTACCTGGATCCCCGATCCCGTTGCGATTCCGCCGGGACCGCGCGGAGGATCCCCCATCGTGTTGGCACGCGCCCCGCGCACGTGATCTCGTCGCTGGTCACCGGTGCCTGCACTTGTggctggcacggcacggtcCGGCGGATCTCGATGACGTGAGGACGTCGCTGCCGTCGGCGGAGTGTACCGTGTACGCGCGTGCGGCCGGGTGCATGCAGTCACCGTCGGCGCGGGCGGGCGTGTCGGAGGACGTCGCCGTGTCATCGGCAGGATCTCGGTCCCTGCgctgtcgccgtcgccgtcgccgtcggccgGGGACCGGCCCGGGCATCGTCGGTGATCTGCTGCAGTTGTTTTCGGGTTTCATTTGCTGCAGTCGTCTGCCGGGTGGGCGTTTACTATTTCGCCCTGCAGGTGTAGCATATTCGCTCCTGCTGGACTGACGAGGTTAACAGTAAGACAGATTCTTACCGAACTGTGTCACGTGCCTCTCTCTCGGGTGAACAACACGCAACACAactcccatctctctctctctctctctcaagtctCTATCCAGATCCAGAACTACATGAACTGTGTCCCGGCTACACTGACACTGACAGTAGGCCGGCCCAGTCGCCGGACAAGTTTTCTGTGTCCATGTGGCGCAGTCCGCCGGAACATGAGGAGCGGGCCCGGGCGTCGGTTATCCCGGAACGCAGACGTGGCCGCACATGATTGACCATGAGTCCATGGCCAACGCTCGCTGTCTCTGCTCTGCTTTCGTGCAGTGGTGCAGGCACGCCCTGGTGCGCCCCTGCCCCAACCCCAATGCCTATCCTTGGGCCTCTCTCAATTCAGCATAAAGAACACGGTCATCAAGTAGCAATTATGGAAACACATCCAGATCCGGACAAGCATGGTGAATTTATGAGCAAAATACTGTAGAATATCTCTGGACTAAACTAAGCTACGGCACGAACGAGTTCACGCTGTAGGCCTGAGGGAGCCGGTAGCGAAGTCGTTCTCAACGGAACACCGCTCTCTTCTTGTGTGGCTTGAATTTGGTGAATGGAACCAAGATTCAGCTCGAAGTGACATTATTCAGCCTCTGTTTTGATGGCATCCAGTTTCAGTGTGGCCTGATCTTTCATCTGTAACTTCCTTTTTTTATGATGCCCTTCGCTGTAACTTGGTAAGAGCAAGCAGTACTAGCTAGTTTCCTTTTCCAGCCTGACCACATTGCTTGGTCGGATAGTTCAATTACTCACTGACCAACCTAGAAGTGACAGAACAAAAAGGagcgaaaaaaaaaaccagagtATCATGCACATGTGTCCACGGCAGTGCTGGTCCGTTGCAGCAGTAAATTACTAGTGTCTGTCCGGTCAACCGGACTGTAGCGCACAGAAAAAAGCCTATACACGTGGTCTTTGAAGCTGTGATTTCTGATGGTCTCTTTGTTTTAGTCCTAGACATTTTTCTTTGTCACATGTTTCCCTAGTGATTAGTAGATCACCATGCATCATGAATTCATGATATGGATGATGACTCTGTTTTTTCTGCTGTTTGTTGGTGATCAGTGAACGCGGATGAGTGCTTGATGACCAGGATGCAGGAGATGTCCCTGGACTACCACTTCAAGGTGGAGCAAGAAGTCAGCTCATCCGTCTGCGCCTTCTTCGGCTTCAACGGTAACCAAGCTCACACCCAATCCTCTCTATACTTGGCATTCTGCATTtgcatcttcttcatagcatcTGATTCGTTTTCGCAACCAGGAACCGCTGGCGTGTGGCGCATTTCTGCGGTGAACGAGGCCGGAGGGTGGAAGGACCGGACCACGGTGGAGGACATGGATCTGGCCATCCGGGCGAGCCTCAAGGGGTGGAAGTTTGTCTACCTGGGTGATGTTCAGGTACAGTTGATATACCACTCATGGCATCCATCAGTGTCAGCTAGCACCCAATGCATCTTTCTGCATTGCTCTCATTGCATTTCATCCATTTCCTCTTTCCGAGGCAATAGCACATTCAGATTGCTCAAGAGGAAAGTGTAGTTAAGCCATGGTGTGCGCAATTTTCAGGTGAAAAGTGAGCTGCCGAGCACTTTCAAGGCTTTTCGGTTCCAGCAGCACAGGTGGTCGTGTGGGCCGGCGAACCTGTTCAGGAAGATGCTGATGGAGATTGTGACAAACAAGGTATCTCTAAACATGATTCATAAATCTAAACATTTGAACCCTCTGAACACAGTACAATCGATTGAATTCAGAAGTTTGACGCGGGCAGAAAGTGTTGCTAACTCACTATTGACCATAATGCAGAAAGTGACAATCTGGAAGAAGATCCATGTCATCTACAACTTCTTCCTGATACGCAAGATCGTGGCACATATTATAACCTTTACGTTCTACTGCCTAATTATCCCAGCAACTATCTTTGTCCCTGAGGTCCGCATACCGAAATGGGGCTGTGTCTACATTCCTTCATGCATCACCCTCCTCAATTCTGTTGGAACTCCCAGGTGAAAATCTATTCGAAAACCTCACAAAGCCAACGAAATATGGTCATAAAAGATGGTTCTTGGTGATCAGACCACATGCTTACTTAACTCGAAGACGTTGATTTCTGCAGGTCTTTCCACTTGCTTTTCTTCTGGGTCGCCTTTGAGAACGTCATGTCACTGCACAGAACCAAGGCCACATTGATCGGCTTGTTAGAGGCTGGCAGGGCGAACGAATGGGTGGTGACAGAGAAGCTCGGAAACGCTCTGAAGATGAAAGCGTCTAATAAAGCGACGAAGAAACAGTTCATGAAACAGTTTATGAGGATATGGGAGAGGTATGGAACAAAAATGAATTCTACCATCTTCCCGGTGTTTTCTTAAGCCCTGCAACTAATTTTCAGTGACAAAATTCAGGCTACACGTTACGGAGCTCGGCGTTGGAACCTTCCTTTTCTCCTGCGGATGCTATGATCTTGCGTACGGGAGGGACTATTTCTTCATATACCTTTTCTTTCAGTCAATCGCTTTTTTTATTATCGGTATTGGCTACGTTGGCACAATCGTCCCGCAGTCATAACAGACGCATGCTCAGATCATCCGCCTTCGATTTTCACAATGTCTTCAGCGAGTTTAGTAGCGGATTACCAGTTTGAACTAAAGATCATGCAGTCCTCTCTTTCAATGTATTTTTGAGGACTGGCCATGTAGCCTTCGGTTGTATGTGCTACTGTAAAAATAGAAGTGCAGTGTAGTAAGATCACTGCAGGAAAAATTTAGAGATTGCTGCCATATGGGCTGGAATATTGTGGTGTTTTTGCTTATATATACCAAGTATGTGCTGTGTTTTAAGGGGTGCAGGATGATTGCTTCCAATGTACTAGTAACATACAGAAAAAGAGGTTCAGATATGTGTTGAGCAAAATAAAGTGTTCAGCCTTCTCTTTTATGCCGCTACATTTCAGACGTGTTGAAGATAGTCCCTCTTCTGGGTGTATTTGTATGACGTAGTAGCTTCTCTTGTGAATGTAATCGTCTACTTCCAGTGGAAGTATCGTAGGAAACAGATTGATACAACGTTGGGGGATACCAGGATAGTCCTTCCATAAAAATTGAGCCTAATAGAAACTAACCTAGTTCAACATACACAAGTAACTTCAATCTTTTAAACTTTAATAAGTAAAAGAAGTTAGTGGAGAAGGTTTGGATGGAAAAttatctaattatttaattaagTCGAACTAAGAGGATGTATGAATATCTATTGGCCTATCCATAAAATTAAGGTGGCATTTGGATAGAGATTGGGTtaggaaaaggaaaatgaggTGGGATAAGAAGAGTTGGGTAAAGAATAGGGATAAAGTTTTTACACCTATTTCTATATTTGGTATGTATTGAGATAGggatagaaaataaaattttaagtgACTACAGTACCTTGTTTTTGATAGAGAAGAATCAGTAAGAACATAACTTTCAAAGGCAAAAATATAATTTCACGTATTTTTACTCTATCCTATCCTATCCCACTTCTCCCATAGGTTTGAAACGGTAGGAAAAGAGAACCTCGTATCCCAATCAAGAGTTGTTGTTTTTCCCAAACCCCCTATCcaaacataaaaataaattcatccCACATCCGATTTCCAAACGTCACCTAAAAGTACCCGCGTTACTCTCCCGCCTCTGAGTCTTGGCGCGCCAATGTTGCCGCGCTGGTAGGCGTGCCGCCTCTGTCTCGCGCGTCCGCCTCGGCCGCGCGCTCCAAACGTACCCTCGCCCAAATCCTGCCCTCCTGCCTCGCCGGCGACCTCCTCCCGGCCGCCCGCGCCGTCGTTTCCGACGGTCTCGTTGCCCTATTTCTCACCAACCTGCTCCTCGGATTACTCTGAAATCGGACTCCTCCATGATGCCCGCCGCCTGTTCGGTCGAATGCCTCACCGCAACCTCGTCCCCTGGTCGTCGGCCATCTCCATGTACGCGCAACACGGCGGCAAAGATGAAGCTGTTGGCCTGCTGCTCTCTTTGCAGCGTTCCAGAAGGCCTCTCACGAGGTTCCTAGCGAGTTCCTAGCGAGCCTGCGCACAGTCGAGGGCTGTTCCTTTAGGCGAGCAGGTGCATGGAACTGCCGTGAATCTTGTCCTGGCTGTTTAGGCTAGCAAGTGCTGTCAGTATGTTCCGCACTTTGCCTTCTTAAGGGACAGGCAAATACATGGTTATGCGAATCGAACTGCAGGAGAAAAGTATGCTTCTTAAGGGGCAGGCAAATACATGGTTATGCTTCTTAAGGGGCTCGGAAGCTGTTTGATAGATTGGACAACTATAATCTCTGGTTATATGCAGAACGCATTCGAGAGCGTCTTCCAGTTTTGGTAGCAGCGTGCTCAGCGCAGAGCTCCTGAGGAAGTCCGAAAGGGTCTAAACTCTGTGGTGATCCTTATGGTCTGATCTATTTGGAAGCTTTGTAACCGATGTATCTTCGATGGCACTCGGCCTAATGTGAGGAGTTTGTTGCGGGAGATCAACGTGGAGGCTCAGCTTTGGTGTATGGGGTGCAGCAGGGTTGCGTTCTTTGTTGGCGTGAGTGTTTGGGCCGTGGTCGTAAACACAAGTCTGGCGcgttcatgaaaaaaaaaaagaccggCTGTAGATGTGGCGTTGTAATCGGAtgatatatttttcttaatataatgacacgAGTTCCTCTACATATTCGAGAAAAAATATGCAGAACGCATGTGATGCTGAAGCCATAGCCATGTTTCTGCCAGATGAGACGGGCTGGCTGGATGGCTGGCAGATGGATGTTTTTGCTTGTACAAGTATCTTGAACTCGTGTGCCTCATTGGATGCGATATGGCAAGGAAGACAGATACTGCCTTTGCCATAAACACTAATCTAGAGAGTGACAAGTATGTCAAGAATGCTATCATCGACACGTATGCTAGGTGTGATCATCTAACTGAAGCGAGAGGTGGTGTTTGATGCCTTGGCAGAAGCTGATGCAATTTCTTACAACGCGATGATCGAAGGATATGCAAGGCAAGGTGATCTTATAGAAGCGGTCGATACATGTGGTAAAATGAGGCATTGCTCTCTAAGGCCAAACCTATTGACTTGTTTCATTCCTTGGGGTGTCCATTGTTAACTCCTAAACATGATTATTAGCCCTAATTATGAACACCAAAGTCATTAGCGGAAGTGTGAGGATTGACCTGATCCCGATGAGGCCATTAGGGCTTGACGGCGAGTTGAAGCAGAGCGTTGATGTAGGTGTACATGTTGGTGAAGACCGTTGATGCAGTGACGGAGACAAAGTAGCCGACATGGTGAAGCAGGTTGCAGGCATGGTGACCGTGGATGATGTGGTGGTGGCGGTCTTTGCACTGTAGTAGCGCGCTTATGATCGGTTAGGTTAGGGATGTAGGGTGAACGCTAAACCTTGCATGAACTTGTCAAGCCAGGCGCCAAACTCTTCCCCTTTTTATATATAGCACTGCACGGATACAGCCTATAGGACCGCACCTATCGAGTCAGTTACGCTGCTGATCAAGGTGCATGCTCGGGTGGGAACCGAGTCCCCATGTATCTCAGTCAGTTAGCACATCCTTGGGGACGTTAGGAAGCCGAGATCAATCCAACATCCGTATCTCAGTCAGCCCAACTCATTTTAAATGGCTGACATCGGTTTTGCTTTTAAGCCATTTTAGTGGGGTTTTTTAAGACCGTTCGGTCTTGCTCCAAGATTCGTGCTTTGTTTGATGGTTTACTCATCTGGCCGGAAGAAATAGCAGCCTCTTAATCGCGTGCAGCTACGGGCCCAAAGCACGTTTCTCTACGCCTATGGCGGGCGTCGCTCTCCCACGACTCGATGGGGAGCTTGTTTAACCTTTCCGCCCACCCTTGTTTGAGTGGTAGGACCAACTCTTGTGATTCCCTTATGCAAGAGGGGTAAGAATAGAGATTCAATTTCTTTCTTCATTATTAGTTTCGGTTAAGTTACAACCAAAGTTACATTCCTATgccaaaaaaatattacatttcAGCATAGTCAAGACCCTAACGCAATTAGATGATGCAGGAACATCCGGAATACAATGCCCAGCACCAAAAGAACCATGACAACTACCCACTGCCGCTACTCAAATAAAACGAAGCAGGGTAGAAATTGGGGCATCTCCTCCGACCCAGCCTATCTCGTCTAATCCCCAGAACAGACTAGCCCCACAAACTAATTTCGCCGCCGGCTAGTCTAAACGACAGCACTTGCTAGTGCCATCCCTCAAAACAGAATTTACATAGAGCAAATGTCAGCAGAGATTATTCTGACCCTGAATACCAGCACGGAGGAACTGAAAGGGGGTAAAACAAGGTTGCGCCCTTATCGGGACACCAGAATCTAGGGTAACCAAACGACCATAAGGGGCCACATAGGCCGGGACTTTGTATCACCATCATCTATACCTTCGATCTACTTGACCACGGCGTCACATTGTTATGCTGCCTGAGAACTGAGAAGCTTCTAAATAGAGAGAATCTACAACGGAGCAAGGAGCACCCTCCATTATGATGCTCATGATTCCGCCtctttcctcctcttccccttgTTAGGCTTTCCATTGTCAGCCGGCTCAGTGTTTGGAACATGATCCTTCATGTAGATGATGCAGTCATCAAGAGTGTAGATCCTTAGTGCGAGCGAAGATATAGTAGCTGTCTTGATAGCTGCTGTGAAGGAGGACCAGTACCACCAATCGTTCTTCAGGAATTCAGCTTTTATCATACTCTCCAACAAGTTGGTTGCCATTACCATCTAAAAGAGGCACAGATGAGATTAATCAgataattaatatgctaaaacgATTTCAAGCATAACTGAAACTGCATTTACACAGACTTGAGTTAGAAGGTAACGACAGAACTACAGATTAGGTCACCAACACCTTGGTCTGTCATACCTCCAAATTAGCCAATTAAGTCCATATAATTCTAAACTTCTAAAAATTGTTATTGGCTTATTTTCTCAATCTGGTGAGAATAGACCTTGTACTTGTCATTTTTAGTCAGACACATAGGGCAGCAACAAATGGGGCAACATTTCAGATGCAAGCCTAGCTAGTTAAAGCATGAAATCGACATGAAAATTTCTGGGAAAAACTTTACATGTACTTCCCAGTTTACTCTACCTATGTACAAAATGTGAAGATAAAATGCATTGAGTCAAGATTTAGGAGTCAAAAAATAAGTTCTGATAAATcataaggaaaaaaagaagtgcTATCATAACAAGAAAGTTTtctgatatatttttttgtttcttcaaacACACTTCGAGATTGAAGTTGAAATTTTAAGCCTGCTACAACACAGGCCCCATTTTTTATACTAAATCCATACAATGCATTATCaaaaatttggattttttttaatgttgatTCGGTGCCCCAGCTGAAGCTGCACATTATAAGTTGTCAACATATAAAACGAGGAGTGATGAAAGAGATGCCACATGCCATACTTTTGAGCATGGCAAGTTTTTGTCgtcaattgaacaaaatttgccTTCTAAAATTATAGATAGCACTTCTGACTAAAAACTTAGTGCACTGCACTGTAATCAAAACTTGCTACCTGGAGACTGTATACATGGTGTTTGGAAACTCATTGAAAGGTAACCTATACTGTTCAAATAGGTTTTGTCAGTAAAtaggaaataaataaataggttAACATACCTGGGATATTGATTCTGCATCCTTGACAAAAGCTCGCCACGAACGTCTTCTTATTTGCTGAGACTTTGAGGCCCTCAATGCTTCCTCAGGCAAAGTTGCGTCTACATCAAGCAAGTTTATCTTTAGCTGCTTCAAGATATGAGAGTTCCTTCCTATCACAGGTCTCAATGATGACTCTGGAACAAAGCCCCCATTAACAGCTAGCAATCTTGTTGGTTTGACTCTTGCAGAAGATGCTTCCTCGCCAGAAGTACTATCCCTGACaggcttctttgattttggcatCTGCTCATCACCTGCATTGCCAGGACAATCTTGACCAGACTTGGACCCCTCTTGCCCGATCTTTTTGGCAGACATTGCCTGGCATTCCTCCAAAGAGTAAGTCCAATCATTTGGGATATCGTCATATCTT
This genomic interval carries:
- the LOC133922490 gene encoding glucomannan 4-beta-mannosyltransferase 1-like, with the protein product MDATVGLPEAWSQVRAPVIVPLLRLAVAVCLTMSVLLFLERMYMAVVIAGVRLLRLRPERRYRCEPIPEDDPELGSAAFPVVLVQIPMFNEREVYQLSIGAVCGLSWPSDRLVVQVLDDSTDEVIKEMVRQECERWARKGINITYQIRDDRKGYKAGALKAGMKHAYVRECEFVAIFDADFQPEPDFLKRTIPYLVRNAEVALVQARWRFVNADECLMTRMQEMSLDYHFKVEQEVSSSVCAFFGFNGTAGVWRISAVNEAGGWKDRTTVEDMDLAIRASLKGWKFVYLGDVQVKSELPSTFKAFRFQQHRWSCGPANLFRKMLMEIVTNKKVTIWKKIHVIYNFFLIRKIVAHIITFTFYCLIIPATIFVPEVRIPKWGCVYIPSCITLLNSVGTPRSFHLLFFWVAFENVMSLHRTKATLIGLLEAGRANEWVVTEKLGNALKMKASNKATKKQFMKQFMRIWERLHVTELGVGTFLFSCGCYDLAYGRDYFFIYLFFQSIAFFIIGIGYVGTIVPQS